In Dehalogenimonas etheniformans, one genomic interval encodes:
- a CDS encoding regulatory protein RecX: protein MASLRPILFLGEKLPLARQPGKMVKARLIDNEDLERSPKELADACYQAALKLLGYRARTESEMRQRLARKGYGETEIESTVERLKSSGLIDDAAFARSWSENRAAGSPRSAYIIKRELKTKGIDAATANDAVSTIDDGEAAYQAALPRLKRFQTLPAEEARHKVTDFLRRRGFNWNTIERTLVRLNADGVDHGK, encoded by the coding sequence ATGGCATCCCTCCGCCCGATACTGTTTTTGGGGGAAAAGTTGCCTCTGGCGAGACAACCCGGGAAAATGGTTAAGGCCAGGCTTATCGATAACGAAGACCTCGAACGGTCGCCTAAAGAACTGGCCGATGCCTGCTACCAGGCAGCTTTGAAACTGCTGGGTTACCGGGCGCGCACTGAATCCGAGATGCGGCAGCGGCTGGCCCGCAAGGGTTATGGCGAGACTGAGATCGAGTCGACGGTCGAACGGTTGAAATCATCCGGCCTCATTGACGACGCCGCTTTCGCCAGATCCTGGAGCGAAAACCGGGCTGCCGGTAGCCCGAGGTCGGCCTACATCATCAAACGGGAACTTAAAACCAAGGGCATCGACGCCGCCACCGCCAACGATGCTGTTTCAACGATCGATGACGGAGAGGCAGCCTACCAGGCGGCTCTGCCGCGGCTCAAGCGGTTTCAAACATTGCCGGCGGAAGAAGCGCGGCACAAGGTGACAGACTTCTTGAGGCGCAGAGGTTTCAATTGGAATACCATCGAGCGGACGCTCGTTCGACTCAATGCGGATGGGGTTGATCACGGCAAATAA